tcagatctcatgagaactcactaacaTGAGAAAAACATGGAGGTAgctgcccccattattcaattatctcctacctGGTTCCTCCTATGACACATGGGATTATGGGAACCataattcaggatgagatttggatggggacacagccaaaccatatcacaaatatatattatttatgattGTTTCTGTGTTGCTGTGATATATTCAtggggagaaaaaataaaggagaaaaaagaacattttagtgATGTGACCTATCATCTGCCAATTTGTATGAAACTTGCAAACTCCTGATTGAACAGGAAAGGTTAATTTTAGTCTGTACTTAGAGTGGTACCTGGTAcatggaaaacattaaaataataaatgctatttaaattGAATGGAAGGTTTGGAAAACAGGTGTTTTTGGAAGGAACCCCATGAGCAACGGAAATATAGGAATTAACTAGGTCAGACCTGTCATTTAGTCTTATATTCTTTGTTGCCAACAGTGGCATTTCTTTGAGGAATTATGAAatggtttgtttttcctttctgttagctctctgtttttcttttaataacaatttatggctctgttatttttaaaaataccaaaattcatttgacatttttttttgtaattttcttacaTTGCTTGTTGTGATTACCACCATTAATTATTTGTTGTATGTATAGGgacacataattttaaatggaaGTAAATTTCATTCACTGAAAATTTAGGGAAGGGCATAAGTTGTGATGATTGCTgggtatttttcatatttttgctttgttctacaaggataaaagcaaaaatagtgtCTTGGTATTTGGACCCTATGCTCAATCATCTAATATAGAATTTGTCCTTTGGAAAacaatggtaaatatatttttaaatcttgtaaatttttattttagtgtataTTGTAAAAACTATTCTGGATTCTTTGAGAAATTAAcccatgaatttaaaaaacattctagggccaggcacagtggctcacaccagtaatcccagcactttgggaggcctaaataggagggtcatttgagcccaggagttcaagaccagcctgggcaacgaagtaagaccttatctctacaaaaagttaaaaaaaaaattagccaggcatggtggcatgcccttgtggttccagctacttggtaagctgaggcaggaggattgcttgagcccaggaggtcgaggctgcagtgagcctttagtctgggagacagcgagaccttgtctcaaaaaaaaaaaaacactggccgggcgcggtggctcacgcctgtaatcccagcactttgggagaccgaggtgggcggatcacgaggtcaggagatcgagaccatcctggctaacacagtgaaaccccatctctactaaaaaaaaaaaaatacaaaaaactagccgggcgtggtggcgggcgcctgtagtcctagctacttgggaggctgaggcaggagaatggcgtgaacctgggaggcgaagcttgcagtgagcagagatcgtgccactgtactccagcctgggcgacagagcaagactccgtctcaaaaaaaaaaaaaatgaagttttttgtttttgtggtaataaatattatttgccaTCTTCATTTTTTCAGTGTACAGTCCAGTAGTATTAAGTACATTGTTGTGTAGCCAGTTTCCAGAACTGTTCATTTTGCAAAGCTGAAACTCTACCCATTAATAATTTCCCATTCTCCTCCCATTCCCATAGCCTTTGGCAACTACCCTTCTACTCtctttttctatgaatttgactacctCCAATAAGTAGAACAGACAGTCGTTTGTCTTTTTTCGTGACTCGATTATTTCACCTGACATGggtgtcctcaagattcatctatgttgtaacaGGTGTcaacatttccttcttttataaggctgaataatactttattgaatatataattcacgttttgtttgttcattgatCAGTGCTCTTAcctattggctattgtgaataatgctgctaacgctgtaaaatatttttgagttgctactatttgttttgcattgttttatctttttcttcttttgagttgCTACTTTTGAGTCTCAAAAGGTTAACATGCCCTTTTAATTATGACAGGAAGCATGGTCTAGTTGTTAAGAGGGATTTGCTTGGCTGTTGGACTTTTTGGATTCCAATCCTGGCTGATCTCTTCCTCATTATTTCCCTGGGGGCAAATAACGTTTTTGACTTTGTTCAACTGCCAAATAGAGACATATTGttaggattaagtgagataatatatgtaaagtgcttggaaTAGTGTGTAGCACATAGTAAAAGAGCAGTGAAAGGATTCCGTTTGTTCAGGTACCCATTCAAAAGTATTGCAGGCAACCTCCCAATTAGATAATACAAATTTGAGTTTCTAAACTCATTTGACACTGGGAAGGCAAAAACCTGGATTGAATAATACCAACCTATTTTGTGGGTGAGATTGAGAGGGCAGGGATGGGTAAAAAAGAGACAGGACTGAATGTTACGAAAGGGTCCTGATACCTTAACCAGTTACACACTGTGGTTTATCTAACCAGACAAGGAGCCTGAAAACCAGAAGTTGTTCTCTGTTATTGCCATCTCTTCTTATCTTTATTCCATGCCAGCAACTTTCAAAAGCAGGAAAAGTGGTAGACAGCAGTTTAAACAGACAAACCAGGTTATACAGTGGCATGGCACAGGTTTTGTAAAGTTTGATCAGTTGTGACAGTATGTGAGAAGGTTGGGCTTCTGGTTGTACCTCAAGAATGATGTGAACTCAGAGGTGACTTTTTAATATGTCGAATGCTTAAATTTGTAAATTGAATTCTTAACATCTAGAAGACCACATGTAGCCTGATcaaaatttttgtcttaaatcCAATGAGATCGCCGACATCAATAGGATACTGCATAATTGGTCCTGACCATAAGTTTCCTACAGCGTTGTACTATGGATGCCACAAGGTATAATGCTTCTGAATATGACTGTACTACGTTGAGTGATTCAAGTTTAATTCTAGTAAAATGTAATAATAGTATAAAAGATTATGTTCAACACTGTTTTCCTTATGTATAGTCTTGTTTGAGTCATATTCAGTACTACTCTGCTATTTAACATTGTAACCAGTAAAAATGTACTCTGGCCCACAACTGTTGAAATCTTGTCTACTTCCTTAGAGAAATGATGACACCCACAGAGCATAGTGAGTAGGGGAATATTTTTGTCGCAATGAATTCAGTTTAAAATTTATGGCCATGTATTCTAAAGACAGAAACATCTTAACTTTTCCCATTTATTCTCCCTAGCAGTTAATCTGTTACCTTGGGAAATATTTGTTGCgtaaacaaaaaatgtataattgaTTGAAGGGATGTCTCTTTCAACCTGTTTTACATTTCATGCTCTTCTGTTTTACAGTAGCTTAACAATGATTTTGAATTAACATGTCTATTAAAACAATCTTAAATTCAATGGAGGATTTAGGGTGCCATCTTAATAACATGACTAATCACCATCttattttaaatgactgtatTTCTTATAGTTTGTAATGGTTTTACTAAAATTTAGTAACAGGATAGATAAAATTTAGGTGACAGGAGTCACCGAGATGCATTTTTACATAGACATTAGTCGTTCTGGTGAGTTAGCAGCAGTGACTCTGGTTAGTTGGTAGTAAAATGAGAAACTAGGTTTGAAATGATACATAAGGTTAGTAGGGTTATTTTAGTTCTCAAAATGCTTAATTCAGATATTGAGAAAGTTTGTCCAAGTAAAGATGTTTTAAGtagattttaaactttttcttatttttcagccAAACCAAACAGGAAGCTTACTTTTCTCTACCTAGCCAATGATGTCATACAGAACAGCAAGAGGAAGGGACCAGAGTTTACAAAAGATTTTGCACCAGTTATAGTGGAGGCTTTTAAGCATGTTTCAAGGTATGATCATTGTTTTGGGTATTAGGTAATCTGTTTTAAATGTACCATATATCCTTTCACTAAAATTTGCCttaagctattaaaataaaaaatagggaaTATAGTTCTTTGATGCTTTCATTTGAAAAGACTTCCCTCTACATggcatttataaatgtattacatGCCTTctgtgaaggaaaaatattttttgaactgTTGCTAAGGCGGGCCGTTGCAGTACTTGAATTACAGCTTTCCTTTAAGAGACCAGAACCAACTCCTATATTGGAATGAActtcattaaaaatgaatgaaggtatacaattaaaaatttgtgTGTTTATATAGCTATCAGTCTTGTAACGAATATTTCCATATGCACTTAgtactgtttctattttttgttgtttttttttttgagacagagtctcactctgtcgcccaggctggagtacagtggtgcaatttcggctcactgtaacctctgctgcccggattcaagagattctcttacctcagcctcccgaatagctggaattacaggtggcctgccactgcgcccagctaatttttgtgtttttagtagagacaaggtttcaccatcttggccaggctggtcttgaactcctgacctcatgatccacctgccttagcctcccaaagtgttgggattacaggcgtgaaccaccatgcccagcctgtttctatTATTTACTTGCCCTCTGGGTAATTTTGTACATTGCATGTATTTGGTTATTCTCCACACTTTaatgatttatagttttatgcTCCAGTCCAGATTTTTTTTGTTCCAAACCTGTGTGCCCAATTGCCTTTTGACATTTTTAGTTGTGTGCGTCTTCAGACATCTCAGACTCGCTGTGTCTGATACAGAACTCATTATGTCCTTGCTTCCCGCCATACTTGCCCCTCCCGTAGGTTTTATACTCTGAATGGCAACTCGATTTATCCAGATGCCTGTGCAAGAAATTGTGTTATCTTTaaactcttctttctccttcactccCCATATCTCATATAGTACACCTTGACTCAGTTCTTtggatttctttcccttttagtTACCATaatgtctttttggtataattgCAATAGTCTTTAgtattgtttaatttatttagaaaactaaACAGAGTTGCAGAGCTGGTCATAATACTTCCTTGCTTTTGAgtggtttccatttgttttagagatgaagtctaaAGTCCTGAGCAAGACTTAAGATGTTCCTTTGTGGCACTCCTATGTCCCCAGACTCCTGTCTCACATTTATTCCACACAATCTGTAGTCTACAGTTTAAGCTAAATTAACCTTAATTTTTAGTTCTTTCTGCCTTAAGGCTTATATATATGTTGCCCCTCCCtagaattcaataaaatatttattggctgCCTACTATATGCAAAAACCCTGAGTAGTAGTGACCAAGCCAAAGTTTGGTCTACTGGAGCCTGCATTTCAGTGGATGACAAAGGTAATAAGTAGATAGATGAGTGAATGCATAATGTCAGATGACAAATGCTAGCAAGAGATACAAAGCAGGGAAGGAACTAGATGGTATGAGGGTGCTCAGTTATGTGATGAGATAAAGAACAACAATTTGGGGAAGGTGGCATTTGAACAAAGACCAAAGGAAGGGATGAAATGAGCCATTTGACTAGGCAGAAAGGATTCTAGGCAGAGAGAATATGTGGCCAAAAAAAATGAGATAGCTGTGTGCTGGACATGTTTGAGGACCTTAGCAAGGAAATTTGTATGGTATTAGGGAGTATGTACTGAGGGATTGCCAGAAAGCAGAGCATGTGGACCTTGTGGCCCAGTGTAAggattttggctttatttttgatATGATTGGTAGCTCTTGGAGGATCAAGAGCTGTATAACCTGATTTACATTAGGATGCTTTGTACAGAATAGAGTAAAAGAGTAGAGGCAGGGAGATCGTGAGAAGACTACAGAATTCTAAGCAAGAGATAATAGTGTTTCAGTCTACAGTGATAGCAGTGAAGGAGATAGGAAACAGTTGGGAGTAGTCTGTTTTTCATTTCCCCATATGTCTAGTCTTAAGATCTCAAATTCAGTATCATTTCCTTAAATACTCTTCCGGGTATCTCTTAAACTGGGCCAGGTCTGTCTTAagcactttgttcttttttgtgatACTTATAAAGTAACAGCTGCTGTAAGCTGCGTTTGTATCTCCATGTCAAAGATAGTAACtggatcaataaatatttgttgagtaaattaaaaaattatctattagAAATCTTCCTTAGCCCTATGTCTAGCCCCCATTAGGATAGGAAAATCCCTAGTAGCCAGTACTAAAACTTTTacagtttaaactttttttggttgtttaataatatgtttataaaatgtttactAGAAGCAAGCAGTATGTCTTGATCACTTCACTTTTGAACTGCTGGCCACATAGTGATGCTAAGTAGATATTTGGACAGTTTTTTTCTAGGGAATGAATGTCTGATTATCTTTAAAGTTACCATTACCTTTTTTATAGCACTATGTATTtttactgttaacatttttcttttttttgttgttttttttagtGAAACTGATGAAAGTTGTAAGAAGCACCTTGGAAGAGTGTTATCTATTTGGGAAGAAAGGTCTGTTTATGAAAATGACGTGTTGGAACAACTTAAACAAGCTCTGTGTAAGTGTAGAATCCTGATCTCTTATCTTGATCTCttcattaaaatgtattcttcattaaaacttaaatgttctttcatttcagaTGGCGATAAGAAGCCTAGGAAGCGAACTTATGAACAGATAAAGGTGgatgaaaatgaaaactgttCCTCTCTGGGATCTCCAAGTGAACCACCACAGGTAGAAGTTTTACCCTGTTAAAAGAGTTACAGACTTCTACTTCATGTTGCCACCAagctttattaattttgtttcactttttaaattgatttctatTATACTTTTGGGTATAAGAAAGAAGCCACATGAATATCTCTTATTTCCTGATTAACAAATTAATGTAGTATGTAGTAtgttgtatattgtatatattgtatattttgcaTAGAAATCATATTTTGCATAGAAAGAGGATTTTTAATTGCCAAGCATGGTTAGATATGGTGAGATTTCAGCTATTTAAacagatgcttttaaaaataaaacacgcctattttgttatgatttttttttttttttttgagttggagtttcactctgtaccccaggctagagtgcagtggcactatcttggctcactgcaacctttgcctgccgggttcaagtgattctcctgcctcagccttccaaatagctgggattacaggcatgagccaccaagcccagctgatttttgtatttttaatagagttagggtttcaccatgttggccaggctggtcttgaactcttggcctcaagtgatcctcctgccttggcctcccaaagttctgggattataggcatgagccactgtgcccggcccatgtATGATTTATGTACACTAAAATTTTCATTCTTGGACATAAACACTGCCCctttaagtatttttgtttttacatgtaAAAAGTAGTGTTAGAGTGGCTGAGTGCGGTGAGACAAAACCTGGCTCCTGCTGAGCCCTGGTCCAGAAGCAGACATGGGGTTGCCAGAAATTAGTATCCTCTAGGGTCACAGGAACTCACAAGGACAACAGGAACTCACAGTGCTCCGTGGGAGTGAGAGGACTGGACCCAAATTTACTGAATAAAATCAGAGGCTTGGAGGAGCTCTTTCCCCCATAAATGGagcttgaaaaaaaatacaatcaattACTACCTGTAACTGTGGATTTATATTAGTCTGAGTACTGGAGAAGCAGAAGGAATGAGACCAAGGCCAGGACCTGAGTCAGCCTACCTGTTTGTTCAGTGATAGGAATGCTGAAGCCCGCTGGCCACTATGGACAAGAGCTTGAATAGAAAAGTGATAAAAACGTAACATTTGGAACAACCAAACGCTAAGAGTTATGTCTCTTCCTATTTGGTAATAACTTATGACAGAAAATCATTTTTGGCTAAGAGCTCTCATGATTCCATGAACAGTGTTTTGCCTGAGTTCTAGATAAAGGATCTGGCCTCCTTCCACTCTCCCTGATGAAAGAGTAACCACAGTTGCATATCTTAGGAATGTTTTTAAGTAATCATTTGCCTTTTCTCTAATACTTGTATAAAATGCTATTGCTCTTTGTTTTATAATGACCGTTTTTTAGATTAGTTGTGCTGCTTAATTATCAATGATTCAgctttgtggttttcattttttgtgtgtgttattctTTATAAGAATGGCTAAAATCTCTTTGTAGGATCCAGTTAAACTCATTTCATTCTCCTCTAGTAGAAAGTACTAGGCTTAGTGTTGTTTCATACAACTTTGCTTTCTTACCGGATCCTTGATCAGGCATTGGGAACTTAGAATGTACTTATGTACTTATGTAGGATTGTGAAGGCGTGATGAGATCAGGTTGTAATTAAAGCATCaatgcattgccaagacagtaaAGCCAGATTTCTTCTTAGAACTCCAGGCAATTAGAATTTTCTAAGAATGATTTAAAACATAGTAGTTAGTTGGGGCAACATGAGAAACAAGCTTTCTGGTAATTGTTGTTACTCTTAAGCACACTTGAATTGTAGAGGGGATATATCttacaatgaaattattttttaaaatactgaaattttaaaCACTTCTAATGAGTGGGCACACGTAGGATAGTATATTTCTTATTAGTTTCATTGATTCCTACCACATTTGATCATTTGTCACGTGCTACCATTTTTTTCAAGGGAatagtttaaaaatctttatatatacacagaattactaatatcatatattttttaaagcgtATGTATAATTTCCTAGTGTTTCTGAGTCTAGtcttagaaattaaaagaagaaagaaagatgaaaaagatggGCTGGAGAGTGGAGactagtaaaataaaattcaattgtttttctttggaaTAACTTTATAGACATTATGAATTGTGAAATCACCAGCAAAGAGTTGCTCTTCCCTCCTAATTATAGCTTATATGAAAACAGTGGAAGtagaatattttaatgataaaataatttcagtactGGTTAAGCAATATGTAAATACTAGTCATCAGATTAtggaattttgaaatattttaatgatcttATTAACAAGCCATTGGGTAGTTGAAGATATCATATTTGAACATATTCCGGAACTACATTTCTCTTGGGTTTTAATTACAGCACTTAGAAATGATATCTGGGAGACTCTTCTGTGTTGTAGTAGATGATTTGTAACCCTCTTTCCCTAATATCCAatttaatactaaaaaaaatctCGTGTACAATGATAATGTAATGAATATATCATACATAAAACTTGTATTCTCTAGGTTGAAGTTAAAGTCTACCTTCTCTTTTACCACTGATGTATTTGCCATATAAATCAGTTGCTTACCTCATTTTAGTACtcagataattatttttacactCTGTCTCTACCACTGGAGTAAGCTGTCTTCAAGGTCTAGGgccttgtttatattttcaacacCTAACATAGTAtagcttccttttttcttaatatataaaagaaattgaTTGTCTTCAAAAGCAGTTTATATTAGAAGCTTTGTGCTAGTAAATAGCCCATAGggatgaaaaaatatgaaattgaagTCTTTTGCACTTGTTTAAACTTAATTTGTTTTGGTTCTGAAGTTGTGTACTTTTTAGACTCTAGATCTCGTTAGAGCattacaagatctagaaaatgcAGCCTCAGGTGATGCAGCAGTTCATCAGAGGATAGCTTCTTTACCTGTTGAAGTCCAAGAAGTATCTCTATTAGATAAAATAacaggtaagaaaagaaaatgtgatccaGAACTTTTTTGGGAGTTGGATGAGAGAACAGCATatgtcattgtttttgttgtataatattttattatcctGTGCTTCTCTTAGATAAAGAATCTGGAGAAAGGCTTTCCAAAATGGTAGAGGATGCGTGTATGTTGCTGGCAGATTACAATGGCAGATTGGCGGCAGAAATAGATGATAGGAAGCAACTCACTCGAATGTTAGCAGATTTTCTTCGTTGTCAAAAGGAAGCCCTTGCAGAGAAAGAGCATAAATTGGAAGTGCGtaacctttttcttctttagtgcttatttatttaatttactttttgttaggaatttttaaatattttaatctatatgcacattttgcattttttaacatAGACCTTTTTAGGCAGTAGCCTAGGTAAGCTTCTCCTTGTACTAATGGTTTTTCTTCTACTTGAACGAAATTAACCTTGCAAGTAAACTTAGAAATTTGGAATTAGCAAAATTggttgcatttaaaaattattcttgtgAAATTCCATGCAACTGTAATTTGTCTTATCAGTTTAACCCTTATCTATCAcagaaataataggaaaataGCAGGTGGCAGTAACTTGTAGGATTTATTTAGTTTCTATTTTGAGAAGATGTAGTCTTTTAGGTACAccattaattctttaaattacTCACTTAATTCCACCCACCGATTCTAATGCTTACGTGTTCCCAGCCCCACTCCCGGCTCACACCCTTAGGTAGAAATTCATTGCTCCTGTAAATTAAGTAATAATTAGTACTGCTGATGAGAAATCTGGGAGTGCAggagataataaaaaaaaaaaaacatgctcaTATTTCCTTTAATTAGAGTAGCAATTGTTAGGGATACATGAGCCAGATTTGGTTTTATGTAAAAAAATCTTTTAGTTGATGAGTTCTTGTTTAACTTGTAttgctgtggcaatttcttattGTAATAATATGTAGGAGAATTTCTTATTTGAATCCCTTTATTTACAGAAAGCTCACTGTAAATCTGTAGGAATGTCATGGTACTACCccattaagttatttttattcgTATTTAGTTATTGATTCAGCAGTCTCTAATTATGCCAAAAATGGTGCTTAGATTAGATTGCCATTGCTACCAATGAGAGCTGCTACTTAATTATTCccacctcaaattcctggctctCA
The nucleotide sequence above comes from Macaca thibetana thibetana isolate TM-01 chromosome 18, ASM2454274v1, whole genome shotgun sequence. Encoded proteins:
- the RPRD1A gene encoding regulation of nuclear pre-mRNA domain-containing protein 1A isoform X1, producing the protein MSAFSEAALEKKLSELSNSQQSVQTLSLWLIHHRKHSRPIVTVWERELRKAKPNRKLTFLYLANDVIQNSKRKGPEFTKDFAPVIVEAFKHVSSETDESCKKHLGRVLSIWEERSVYENDVLEQLKQALYGDKKPRKRTYEQIKVDENENCSSLGSPSEPPQTLDLVRALQDLENAASGDAAVHQRIASLPVEVQEVSLLDKITDKESGERLSKMVEDACMLLADYNGRLAAEIDDRKQLTRMLADFLRCQKEALAEKEHKLEEYKRKLARVSLVRKELRSRIQNLPDLSRLPNVTGSHMHLPFAGDIYSED
- the RPRD1A gene encoding regulation of nuclear pre-mRNA domain-containing protein 1A isoform X2 is translated as MSAFSEAALEKKLSELSNSQQSVQTLSLWLIHHRKHSRPIVTVWERELRKAKPNRKLTFLYLANDVIQNSKRKGPEFTKDFAPVIVEAFKHVSSETDESCKKHLGRVLSIWEERSVYENDVLEQLKQALYGDKKPRKRTYEQIKVDENENCSSLGSPSEPPQTLDLVRALQDLENAASGDAAVHQRIASLPVEVQEVSLLDKITDKESGERLSKMVEDACMLLADYNGRLAAEIDDRKQLTRMLADFLRCQKEALAEKEHKLEILDMGVSSNDVITISVFFLLKINIKPQSLYCLMFLKIEEKTVTLFFFILSHL